ACCAGCCCCCGTTGGTCCCGGACCTCCTGGAAGAGCCGGCTGGACATGCCCCCCCCGAGGACCGTGTTCACGAGGTTGAGCGCGTACCGGTCCCGGTGGGCGTAGGAGAGGCCCTCCACTCCGAGGCAGACGTGGACCTGCGAGACGTCCCGGTCCTTGGTGACGGTGGCGGGGCGGGCCACGGGAGGGGCAGGTGCGGTGGCCGCGGCCTCCGGACCGTCCCAGCCCCCCAGGTGAGTCTGGAGGAGGTCCAGGAGGCGGTCGTGGTCCAGGTCGCCGGCCGCGGCCAGGATGGTCCGGTGGGGGCGGTAGTGCCCCGCAAGGTACGTCCGGAGGTCCTCCCGGGTGAGGGCCTCGAGCGTCTGGGGACGCCCGAGGATCGGACGTCCCAGGGGGTGCTCCCCCCAGATCGCCTGGGCGAAGAGGTCGTGGATCTCGTCGTCGGGGGTGTCCTCCACCATCCGGATCTCCTGAAGGATGACCCCCCGCTCCTTCTCCAGGTCGGCGGGGTCCAGGCGGGGATGGAGGAGGAGATCGGCCAGGAGGTCCACGGCGAGCGGGAGGTGGCCGCCGAGGACCTTGGCGTAGTAGCAGGTGTGCTCCCGGGAGGTGAAGGCGTCCAGCCTCCCCCCGACCGCCTCGATCTCCTGGGCGATGGCCTCCGCGGACCGCCGCTCCGTCCCC
Above is a window of Candidatus Methylomirabilis sp. DNA encoding:
- a CDS encoding pitrilysin family protein, coding for MPRSPLIRKAVLANGLTVLTERMPAVRSVALGAWIGVGSRDEEAPQAGISHFLEHMLFKGTERRSAEAIAQEIEAVGGRLDAFTSREHTCYYAKVLGGHLPLAVDLLADLLLHPRLDPADLEKERGVILQEIRMVEDTPDDEIHDLFAQAIWGEHPLGRPILGRPQTLEALTREDLRTYLAGHYRPHRTILAAAGDLDHDRLLDLLQTHLGGWDGPEAAATAPAPPVARPATVTKDRDVSQVHVCLGVEGLSYAHRDRYALNLVNTVLGGGMSSRLFQEVRDQRGLV